From a single Salvia hispanica cultivar TCC Black 2014 unplaced genomic scaffold, UniMelb_Shisp_WGS_1.0 HiC_scaffold_534, whole genome shotgun sequence genomic region:
- the LOC125199525 gene encoding uncharacterized protein LOC125199525, with the protein MIEVVRKIRERIKEAQNNRSPMQIFADRFAVTVGDKVFLRVSPSKGITRFGVKGKLLPRYIGPYDILEAVGPVAYRLALPPSFGSVHNVFHVSQLRKYVFDPKHVIHQEEMIINPDLSYEEKPKKILDRKVQQLRNKAITSVKVLWEHHGQEEATWELEDKMKERYPELFK; encoded by the coding sequence ATGATAGAAGTTGTCAGAAAAATCCGAGAGAGGATCAAAGAGGCTCAGAACAACAGAAGTCCTATGCAGATCTTCGCGGACAGATTTGCAGTTACTGTAGGAGATAAGGTTTTCTTGAGAGTATCTCCCTCGAAAGGGATCACCAGATTTGGAGTCAAGGGAAAACTCCTACCCCGCTACATAGGACCGTATGATATTTTGGAAGCGGTCGGACCAGTAGCTTATCGATTGGCGCTACCGCCAAGCTTTGGAAGCGTTCACAACGTGTTCCATGTATCCCAGCTAAGGAAGTATGTGTTCGATCCGAAGCACGTGATCCACCAAGAAGAGATGATAATTAATCCGGATCTGAGCTATGAGGAAAAGCcaaagaaaattttggatagAAAAGTGCAACAATTGAGGAATAAGGCGATCACTTCAGTGAAAGTACTGTGGGAGCACCACGGGCAAGAAGAAGCCACGTGGGAGTTGGAGGATAAGATGAAGGAACGTTACCCCGAACTTTTCAAGTAG